Genomic DNA from Pseudomonas sp. CCC3.1:
GACGTAAGTCGTTACGGTTCATCTGGCGGTTTCACTGGAGGGTCAACGGGGAGTCAGGTAAGGGATCTTACTGGCAAAGATGATAAATCGTCACTCGGTAGATTGGCTTTCTTGGTTTGCTGCTGACGATGTCGCCTCGTAAAAAAGCGGACTTCCTCTTTTTTACAGGTACACGTAGCACCTTTTCATGGCGAGAAAATGTCTGCGGATCAATGACAGGCATGTCGACTATTAATGCTGTCTGTTAGTCTTGCGCACAAAGCCCGGATAAAGTCCCGTGGTATTAGCGATTAACAAGGCGAGGTTTGCGATGTCGCGCACGATCCGTTTTCACAAGTTTGGCCCAGCTGAGGTGCTCACGCTTGAAGAGCAGCACGTCTCTGCGCCTGCGCCTGGCGAAGTTCAGGTGCGTGTCGAGGCGATCGGCATAAGCTGGTATGACGTGCTCTGGCGGCAGAATCTGGCTCCTAGCCCGGCCCGTTTGCCAGCGGGTATCGGCCATGAAATGGCGGGTGTTGTCACCGCTGTCGGTGCGGGGGTTGATGATTTGTCGGTAGGCGACAAAGTGGCCAGCTTTCCGGCTCAAAGTGCCAACGACTACCCTGTGTATGGCGAGCTGATTGTGATGCCGCGCTCAGCCCTTACGCGCTATCCGGACATTTTGACCCCGGTTCAGGCCAGCACTCATTACACGCCAGTGCTGATCGCGTATTTCGCGTACAAAGATCTGGCGAAGGTCGAGCCTGGGCAAACGGTGCTTATTACCGATGCCAGCCACTGTGCCGGCCCCTCGTTTGTGCAGTTGGGCAAGGCCTTGGGCGTCAAGGTGATTGCGGCAACTAAAGAAAGCGAAGAGCGTGATTGCCTGTTGAACCTGGGTGCCGACCACGTGATCGTGACCGAAGAGCAAGACTTGGAGAGGCAAATTAACAAGATCACCGATAGCAGAGGTGTGGACGCGGTTTTTGACGGTCTTGGGGGCCCCCAAATGTCGGTGCTGGGTGATGTACTGGCACCTCGCGGCAGCCTGGTTTTGTATGGCCTGCAAGGTGGCAATCAAACCCAACTGCCCGCCCTGAAATGCTTTCAGAAAAATATTCAGTTTTATGTTCACTGCATTGGCAACTTCACCGGCAAGCCGGAGTTGGGTATTGCTCAGGACGAAGTGGCTATACAACGGGCCTTGTGTGAGATCAATCAGTTGACTGCCGACCGTCTGTTGCTGCCCCTGGAGGTAAAAGTCTTCCCGTTTGAAAACTTCGTTGAAGCCCATCGCTTTATGGACGCCTGTCCATGCCGAGGCCGAGTCGCGTTGCAATTGACCACGGCTTGAGGGCTGACGCAGCCTGCAAGACTCAACACACTAAGAATGATGATGCCGCCCTTGAACGACTGGTTCAGGGGCGTATTTGTATGGGCAGCATTAAACGTATTTATTCGATTGCGTTTATTCGAGTGCGGCAGATGCATGTTTGATCTCCCTGGCAGATTTGTTTGGATGTTCATTGATTACATAAATATCCAATTGAGTGTGCCTTTTGTGTAGGTCTATTCCTGTGCGTATGTAATCCTCGTCTGTTATGGGCTGTGCCGATGAGGTAAGTGTGGGCGTGCCCCGAAGGGCTGCTGATAATACAGCGCTCTAATTGGAGGGATAGCCCATGAATAATTATCATGAACAAGCCATGCGTTTTGTTTATCAGCAAGTTCTGCACCGGCTATTGGGTTTCTTTAGTCGCTCTGAGCGTGTTGCCTTGCAGTTACTTATACAACGCTTGTTAGTTGCAGCGGGGGGCGTTGAGCGTATTGGAAATTATCGGGTCATGGTGGTGCATGAAGGCGGCAAAGAATGCGCCTACACGTTGGCTTTTTTGCGGGCTGCTCAACTCAGTATTGCGGGCCGAACGCCTGAGACATTTGTGTTGCGTATTGCCGTATTGCGCCAACCCCGAGTGACCGCCAAGGTTTTGGAGCGGATACACACCCAATGCAGTGAGTTGTTTATGTATGACGACCCGCGCGTAGAGTTAGTGCTCGTGGATGAGACTCAGGTAAACCGTTTGGATAAACACAGGCCGACGGCCTTTGAGCACCTCCAGCCGGTGATAGACCGAACGCAAGTGCTGATGTCAGGGCACCTCACTCAGGGCGATGTCCGCGCGACGTTCTTTTACACGGATTTTTTGTCACGCGCCAAGCTCTATCACCGTGCCTGCGAATGGGGTGGGGAGGTCGATGCTTTAATCGACCGACGGCCGCCCAAGCACTTGAGCGAATACATGGCGTGGGTACAACGGGTCGCAAAACAGCAGGGGCATGAACTGAATGGTCAGCACTTTCAAGGCTTTGAGGGGGCCGTGAAGTTATGTTCAAAACTGGACGACGACTATAAACATTTATTGTGCTTGTCTGCACCGATAAGGTCCGACGCAGTAGAAGCTGTTAATAAAGTGAATGTAATCAATGTGTTTGATTGTCTCTCCTACGAGATAGATATTTTTCATTCTAAGGTGCTGATATTTTTTGAGGGCGCATGGAATATAAAGGTACTGGATATTGATGAGCCGCAAGCCGCAGTTGTGTTATTGGCGGCGCACTTGCAAGGCTTGCGCGGCATCTATCAGGAGGGTCTTGAATACCGTGTGGGGGTGGAAGCTTACTTGCGCTACATCGCCATTGAAAATAAAACTAGCGCGTGCTTTAAAGGTCAGCTGATACAACACTTGGGGGGGACCTTTAATACGGCTAAGCGCATAGATAAATTGCGCAAGACTGTTACGCAATACCTGGGGGAGTTACACGGTGTCAGCGACGAGCAGTTGGGGTGTTTCATGTACTCTCCTTTTGTCGAGCAAGCGCATGGCCTCGAGGCTTTTCTAGAGCACCGCTACCCCGAAAAACTGCAATCACTCGATGAGCTTCGACGGATCCTGATGAGCTCAAGCGGCGTATCAACCCCTGACGCCCTGTGGCTTGAATCGGTGAGCGGCTTGCCTTTGTCATCGCTTCGCGTGTTGTTCAATATGCAAAAGACAAATTTCACGTCCGGCAACTCCCTGATTGCCGCGCTGTGGGTACATGATCCGAACAATCAAACCTGAATGGCTCTATCCACTGCCCGCCAGCTCGGCTGACGGGCACAGTGAAAGGAGGCCGCTCATCCAATAGGATTTGCCACAGCGCTGGGCTAACTGCTATCTGTATGCATAACCAGTAACCAAAACCAGTGGTTTGTTCTGCCTGTGATTTCCGATCCCCTCGAAGACCCGCTTTATTACCTTAAAAACTTTCAGCACGTGCTCGATTGGGTTGCCGGACGGTACGTGGACGTTTTGAATGCCGACGAGCAACAGTTCATTGCCGGTTTCGCACAGTTGCCGGGCGCTTCACAAGCCTTGTGGGTCCGGATGGCAATGCGCAAAGGCACGCACTTTCGGGCCAGTAAGCTGAACTACCCTGAGATCGGCGATACGCGTTGCGCTGCGAAAGCCCTTATAGCGCATGGTTGGGTGAATGATCACGCAGCGTTGGCCTTGGCCGAGGTGTTTGATGTGTTGACCAAGCCCGAAATTCTTGTCCGTTTTGGTCCACACCTCGCTAAACCCAAAGGTAAAAAGAGCGAATGGCTAGAGGAATTGGCCGTCGACTTCACTCAGCCGCTGAGCCTGGCTGAATGGCACCCGGCGTTGGATGAGCACCTTTACACCCTCAACCATCGTGCGTTGTGTGATCGCTTGCGATTGATGTTTTTTGGCAACCTGAGCCAAGGCTGGTCAGACCTGGTATTGGCCGATCTGGGGTTGTTTAACTATGAGAAGGTCGATTTCAGCCCCGAATCCCGTGCCTTGCGCTCGCGGGCCGATATTGACGGCTACTTGCACCTTTATGCCTGCCGCGAACAGTTTGAAGCGGGGGGTGATGCTAACGAGGTGTTGGCGCACGTTCTGGACTACCACACCGACAATCGCTGGCTGCAACGGCGTCGTGCACGCTTGTTGTTCCAGTTGGGGCAGTACCACGAGCGGGCAGGGGCGTTGGTTCTGGCGTTGCAGGTTTACCAACACAGTGACTACTCAGAAGCGCGGCTACGCAAAGTTCGGGTGCTTGAACTGCTGGGTGAGTACGCGCAGGCCATGGCCCTGACGGAACCCACTGAAGACGCGCCTTTCAGCGATGCCGAAGAGCAGCAACTGCTGCGTATGCTCCCTCGGCTGCGGCGCAAGCTGGGGCTGGCAGCACGTGCGCGTCCCAAGGCCATGCCGATCGAGCGTTTGGACCTGAGCCTTGAGCACAATGAAGCGCTGTCAGTTGAGTTCAAAGTGGTGAGCCATCTGCAAGCTCCCGAGGCGCCGGTGTATTACGTAGAAAACACCCTGATAAACGGTTTATTCGGCCTGCTGTGCTGGCCCGCCATTTTCGCGCCTTTACCGGGCGCTTTTTTCCACCCTTATCAAAGCGGCCCGGCCGACTTGCTGGAGCACGATTTCTACCCAAGGCGGGCGGCTTTGTTCGACGCCTGTCTGGCGCAGTTGGATAGCGGCGATTACCTGGACACCATCCGCGCCACTTATGCCGCCAAATTTGGTGTGCAATCGCCTTTTGTGGCCTGGGATTACGTGAGCGAGCGCCTGCTTGAAGACGCCTTGTTGTGCCTGCCGCCGGAACACCTGAAAGTCTGGTTCCAACGTTTGCTGCAGGACATTAAAACCAACCGCGCAGGTATGCCCGACCTGATTCAGTTTTGGCCCGCGCAAAAAACCTACCGCATGATTGAAGTCAAAGGACCTGGTGACCGCCTGCAAGACAACCAACTGCGCTGGCTGGCGCTGTGCGAGCAGCACCAAATGCCGGTGACCGTGTGTTATGTGCAATGGCAGGAACCTGGCGCTTGAGCTATCGCGTAGCCGTGCGGGCCTTGTGTGAATTCACGGCCAAGGTCGGCGACCTTGACCTTCGATTTACTCCGTCGCCCACCGCGCAGCAAGGCATCGCCGGGCATCGCACTGTGGCCTCGCGACGCAGCGCCGGCTATCAGGCTGAGGTGAGTCTGGAAGGGCAGTACCAAAGCCTTAGTGTACGCGGTCGCGCCGACGGATATGACCCGCAGGGCAACGTGCTCGAAGAGGTCAAAACTTTTCGCGGTGACTTCGCCTCCATCCCGGCCAATCATCGCCAGTTGCACTGGGCTCAGGCCCGGATTTATGGCTGGTTGCTGTGCCAAAACCTGCAATTGCCTGAGGTCAATCTGGCGCTGGTGTATTTCGATATCGTCAGCGAGAAGGAAACCCGGATTCAGGAACGCTGGAGCGCGGGCGATCTGGAGCAGTTCTTCAATCAGCAATGCGCGCTGTTTTTGGAGTGGGCAGAACAGGAGATGCGCCATCGTCAGGCCCGTGATGACGCGGCGCAGCAGTTGGCGTTCCCTCATGCGCAGTTTCGTACCGGGCAACGTGCCTTGG
This window encodes:
- a CDS encoding VRR-NUC domain-containing protein, which translates into the protein MISDPLEDPLYYLKNFQHVLDWVAGRYVDVLNADEQQFIAGFAQLPGASQALWVRMAMRKGTHFRASKLNYPEIGDTRCAAKALIAHGWVNDHAALALAEVFDVLTKPEILVRFGPHLAKPKGKKSEWLEELAVDFTQPLSLAEWHPALDEHLYTLNHRALCDRLRLMFFGNLSQGWSDLVLADLGLFNYEKVDFSPESRALRSRADIDGYLHLYACREQFEAGGDANEVLAHVLDYHTDNRWLQRRRARLLFQLGQYHERAGALVLALQVYQHSDYSEARLRKVRVLELLGEYAQAMALTEPTEDAPFSDAEEQQLLRMLPRLRRKLGLAARARPKAMPIERLDLSLEHNEALSVEFKVVSHLQAPEAPVYYVENTLINGLFGLLCWPAIFAPLPGAFFHPYQSGPADLLEHDFYPRRAALFDACLAQLDSGDYLDTIRATYAAKFGVQSPFVAWDYVSERLLEDALLCLPPEHLKVWFQRLLQDIKTNRAGMPDLIQFWPAQKTYRMIEVKGPGDRLQDNQLRWLALCEQHQMPVTVCYVQWQEPGA
- a CDS encoding zinc-dependent alcohol dehydrogenase family protein, translating into MSRTIRFHKFGPAEVLTLEEQHVSAPAPGEVQVRVEAIGISWYDVLWRQNLAPSPARLPAGIGHEMAGVVTAVGAGVDDLSVGDKVASFPAQSANDYPVYGELIVMPRSALTRYPDILTPVQASTHYTPVLIAYFAYKDLAKVEPGQTVLITDASHCAGPSFVQLGKALGVKVIAATKESEERDCLLNLGADHVIVTEEQDLERQINKITDSRGVDAVFDGLGGPQMSVLGDVLAPRGSLVLYGLQGGNQTQLPALKCFQKNIQFYVHCIGNFTGKPELGIAQDEVAIQRALCEINQLTADRLLLPLEVKVFPFENFVEAHRFMDACPCRGRVALQLTTA